The nucleotide window AACGACGGCAAGTAAGAGGGAGGAATAAAGATATGAACATCATCAAAAACAGGGACGAACTGACAAAGCTGCGCGATACGATTAAGAGCCAGCAGTCTACTTACAAAAACACGATTTACGTCTGCGGCGGCGCTGGCTGTGTGTCCTCACACTGCGACGAGATTGTTAAAACTCTCACCAAGGCTGTCGAAGACAGCGGACTTTCAAAGGACATTCGGATTGTTGTCACGGGCTGCATCGGCCTGTGTGCCTACGGGCCCTGCCTCGTTGTTGATCCCGACGGCGTTTTCTATGGCAACCTCACACCCGAAAAGGTTCTCGCAATCGTCGACCGCCATCTCAAGGGCGGCGAAATTGCCAAGGAATTCTGCTATTACGACGAAGATAAAGGCGATTATCTGCCTTTCATGAAAGATATCGGTTTCTTCTCCGAGCAGGTCAAAATCGCGCTGCGCAACTGCGGCCGCGTTGACTTCGCTTCCGTCGAGGATTACATTGCCAACGACGGATATCAGGCTCTGGCCAAGGTTATAATGGATATGGGTCGTGAGAAGACCGTTCAGGAAATCCTTGACTCCGGCCTTCGCGGCCGCGGCGGCGCGGGCTTCCCCACCGGCATCAAATGGCAGGCCGGTATGAATCAGCCCGGCGACCAGAAGTATATGATCTGCAACGCCGACGAAGGCGACCCGGGCGCATTCATGGACAGAAGCGTTCTGGAAGGCGACCCGCACAGCGTTATCGAGGCCATGGCGATTGCCGGTTTTGTCATCGGCGCGAACAAAGGCTACGTTTACGTCCGCGCGGAGTATCCGATTGCTGTTGAGCGTCTTGGCAACGCCCTTGACCAGGCCCGCGCAGCCGGTCTCCTCGGCACCAACATCCTCGGCACCGGCTTTGAGTTTGACATTGAAATCCGCATCGGCGCCGGCGCGTTCGTCTGCGGTGAAGAGACGGCACTCATTAACTCCATCGAAGGCAAACGCGGCGAGCCCCGCCAGAAGCCGCCATTCCCCTTCCAGTCCGGTCTGTGGAATGTGCCGACGATCATCAACAACGTTGAGACACTCGCAAACGTCCCGGCGATCATCCTCAAGGGCGCCGCGTGGTTCTCTTCCTACGGTGTCGGCAAGAGCCGCGGCACAAAGGTCTTTGCGCTCGCGGGCGACATAGTCAACGCCGGTATTATTGAAATCCCGATGGGCATGTCCCTGCGCAACGTCATCTACAAGATGGGCGGCGGCATGAAAGACGGTAAAGCCTTTAAGGCCGTTCAGTCCGGTGGCCCGTCCGGCGGCTGCCTGACAAGCGATCACCTCGACGTCTCGGTTGACTACGAAAGCCTTTCCGCGATGGGTGCCATCATGGGCTCCGGCGGCCTCATTGCGATGGACGAGAACACCTGCCTCGTTGACACGGCCAGATACTTCATGGAATTCGTTCAGGACGAGAGCTGCGGCCACTGCGTCCCCTGCCGCAACGGCACAAAGCGCATGCTTGAGCTCCTTCTGAAGATCACATCCGGCCGCGGCGAGATGACAGACCTCGACGAGCTCGCCGATCTGGCGGTTACCGTCGGCGCGACGGCGATGTGCGGCCTTGGCCAGACAGCGCCGAACCCCGTTCTCACGACACTTAAATACTTCAAGGACGAGTACCTTGCCCACGTCGTGGACAAGAAATGCCCGGCCCATATCTGCAAGGCACTCGGCACCTACACGATTGACCCCGAGAAATGCCGCGGCTGCACCGCCTGCGCCAAGAAGTGCCCGGCCGACGCCATCACCGGTGAGGTCAAGAAACCCCACGTGATCAGCCTGGAAAAATGCATCAAGTGCGGCGCTTGCATGGAAGCCTGCAAATTCGATGCGGTAGCCTATAATTAATGGAGGGCAGAAAAATGATTGAATTGACAATTAACGGCAAGAAAGTGTCTGCCCCCGACGGCTCGACGATTCTGCAGTGCGCCAAACTCGCCGGTATTAAAATCCCCACGCTGTGCAACCTTCCCGGCATTCATGTCAACGGCTCCTGCCGCATCTGCGTTGTCGAGGTCGAGGGACAGAGAAACCTGATGGCCTCTTGTATCGTCAAAGCGGCGAACGGCATGGTCGTCAAAACGAATACCGAAAAGGTTCGCAAGGCCAGAAAAACGCTTTACGATCTTCTCATCTCCAACCACCCGCAGGACTGCAACTTCTGCTCGCGCAACCAGAGCTGCGAACTTCAGGAGCTCGGCAGCACCCTCGGCGTTATGGAGACGCGCATCCCCAACAAGTACACACCCGCGCTTCTGGACATCTCCCCGTCCATCACGCGCGATCCGTCCAAGTGCGTCCTCTGCCGCCGCTGCGTGACAGCCTGTAACGAAATTCAGGCGGTCGGCGCGATCGGCAGCCAGAACAGAGGCTTCGACACGACGATCTCCCCGGCGATGGACCTGCCACTTGAGAGCGTTAACTGCGCTATGTGCGGCCAGTGCTCTGCCGTCTGCCCGACGGGCGCTATTGTTGAGACGGACGCCATGACGAAGGTCTGGGACGCGCTGCTTGATCCCAACAAACGCGTTGTCGTTCAGGTTGCGCCTGCCGTTCGCGCCGCGCTTGGCGAAGAGTTCGGCATGGAAGTCGGTACGCGCGTGACCGGCAAAATGGCGACAGCTCTGCACGACCTCGGCTTTGACGATGTTTTCGACACCAACTTCACGGCCGACCTCACCATCATCGAGGAAGGCACCGAGCTGCTCGGCCGCCTGAAGGCTGCCCTTACCGGCGGCCAGGCTGTGCTCCCGATGCTCACGAGCTGCTCCCCCGGATGGATCAAGCACATCGAGCACGCTTTCCCGAACGAGCTCGATCACCTCTCCAGCTGCAAGAGCCCGCACACAATGCTCGGCGCGCTCGCAAAAAGCTACTACGCGCAGAAGATCGGCGTTGACCCGAAAGACATGTACGTCGTCTCCGTTATGCCCTGCACGGCGAAGAAGTACGAAATCCAGCGCCCGGAGATGCAGGTTGACGGCAACTTTGACGTTGACGCTGTCCTCACAACGCGCGAGCTGGCCCGCATGATCAAGACGATGGGCATCGATTTTGTCAATCTCCCGGACGGCACGTTTGACGCACCGCTTGGCTTCTCCACCGGCGCCGCCGACATCTTCGGCGTCACGGGCGGCGTTATGGAAGCGGCGCTCCGCACAGTGTACGAGCTCACAACGGGCCGCGAGCTGCCCTTCGCCGGGCTGCACGTCACCCCGATTGTCGGCCTTGAGAACATCAAGGAAGCCGCCGTCACGTTTGAAAACGTTAAGCCGGAGTATTCCTTCCTCGAAGGCGTCACGGCGCGCATCGCTGTTGCCAGCGGCCTGAAGAATGCCGATGTTTTGATGAAGCAGATCGCAGACGGCACAAGCCCGTACCACTTCATCGAGATCATGGGCTGCCCCGGCGGCTGCATCAACGGCGGCGGCCAGCCCCGTATGGTCGGCAAGCCCGAGGACTATAGATCCCGCCGCATGAAGGCCATCTACGACGAGGACGAGAGCAAGACGCTGCGTAAATCCCACGAGAACCCGGATATGATGAAGCTTTACACGGAGTTCCTGCACGAGCCCAACGGCCATGTGGCGCATCACCTCCTGCACACAACATACACCCCGCGCGGCAACTTCAACGAGTGCGTTGCGAAATAACACCTTTAAACGAAATTCCCCCGACAACAGTCGGGGGAATTTTTTTGTGGGTGTGAAGAGACGAAAACGAGAAAGTCATGATTTTCGAGTGATTTTGTAGGGGCGAATAGTATTCGCCCGCCGGTGCAGCATGGGCGGGCGGATATGGAATCCGCCCCTACGGAACGATGCGAGATTGCAGGCATGAAAAAGGGCAGACACAAGGTCTGCCCCTACGGGGGTGAAAAGCACGTTATCAGTCTTCGGCTTCTATGAAGAGCGCCTCCGCCTCCCGCTGGGCTTTGACAAGGCTTACCCAAGCGTCTGAATAATTGTGTTGCTCGAGCATACAAATCGCGTCCGATATGCCGTTGAACAGGGCTCTGTACATTTTTTCAAAGTCTACCATGCCTTTTCCCTTCTATCTTTCTCAATAAAGCGCAGCCCGGAAGGCCGGAGCCAATCACAGCCCCCGGGCAACCGCTTCACCGAGAAATAACAAACGCGGTGAAGGACGTCTCCTTACACCGCATAAAAATGCGCGACACATGATGATAATGCCTTGTCAAAAAGAGGCAGAGACATTATAATACATTTGTGGTACAGCATATGCTGTTGTGTACGGATGCCAGTACATCCTGCACAGGGTAGGGAGTGTTCCTGCACTCCCTGCCTGCCGCATTCATTATTCTCGATGACCATATTTTAGCGGATATGGGTGAGAAATGCAAGAGGAAAAATGGACGTCTCCCATGGCAAAAAGATGGATTTACGTAAAATGCCGGGCATGAAGCCCGGCATTTAAAGATTCTTCAGCCAGTTCGAGGCCTCAGAACGCCTTATTTATTGCTCTTTATTCTTCGCCGTCGAGGGGGGCGCTGACGAAGCGGTGAATCTGTTTGATGAGGACTTTGCCGTCGAGATGATCGATGAGGTGGCAGAATTTTGAGGCTTCCGCGCCTTCAAGTGCGAGCGTCAGCTTCTCCCCTTTTTCGTTGAGCGCTTCCACAACGATTTTTTCCGGTCGTAGCATGATGCCCTCGATATCCTTATAGCACAGGCAGTCTTCGTCAATCTCCTGACTGCCGGACTGCTCGACGATGGCGGGATTGATGAGCTTTTGAATTCCGCTGTCTGTTCTGACAACGGCGAGGCGGCGCAATATCCCGATCTGATTGGCCGCCAGAGAGACGGCTTCCGGCAGGCTTTCAAGCGTCTCGGCGAGGTCATCGAGCAGAGCCAGGACATGGGCGTTTATATCGGTAACGGGGCGGCACTGTTTTTCCAAATCAGGGTCCTGAAATGTTCTGAGCTGTCTAAGCGGCACGGTCATTCTCCTTGCTTTGTTTTGAGTCTTGTTTATTGTACTAAAGGCGCGCTGTTTTGTCAAACAAAGCGGCTTTTGGCATAAAATCGGCGGGGGCACGCCCCCGCCGGTTATTTCACATTATTGTTGCAGACAGGCTTATACCGCGCCAGACGCTGCACGGCTGTTCAGCCGATGAGACGCTCGACCGTATCCGCCGGAATATTGCCCTGCGCTTTCAGCGCCTCTTCAGGATTGCGCACAATATAGGCATTGAGCGTTGCAAGCTTCTGCCGGATCGCGTTCATATCAATTCCGAGCGATTCGGGCGCACCGACTTCCGCCGATTGTGACGCGGCATTTAAGACAGACGCTTTTCTGCCGGAGAGCTCAATCTCGTCCTTCCCCTGCAGGGAGAACTTGGCCTCTGCTTCTTTCACCTTTGAACGCTTGCCGTTATTTTCGATTTTTTCGGCTGAAAAACCAGCCGTTGTCCGATCAATCTGAACTTTCATTAAAATCGACCTCAAATCCTGTTGAGTTATATTATATGTTACACCTATTGCTATAAATTGTCAAGACCCGACAAAATTCGATTTTTAATTATTTGTTATGGCTCATGGGCAGTTTGTGGAAGCCGGGTGGCGTTTACATCTGGATGAGCTCGATGCGGATACTGTCGACCCCGTTATACGTCACATAGCCGACGGACAGGAGAATGTTATATGAGCCATTGATGTAATAGCTGATGATGCCGCTTTCTTCAATGGTGTAACCGAAGAAGCTGAAGCAGTTTTGCTCCAGAAGCTTTTCATAGCTTGCCAGCGCGTCATCAACGGGCACGTTCATCGCATCAACAGCGTAATAATATGTCATCGCGTCGTCACCCGGCTGCGACAGGAACGGATACGACCCCACGACAGCCCCAAAGTCCGGCGCCGGGAAATAGGCGTTATAATACACCGTGTCCGGCAGAATGGACGCAAACGACTGCAGCGTGTCTTTGTCGAGCGACTGAATCTCGCCGGCCGGGACGGCTATATTGAGATTCTGCGCACCGGTGGCCGTCGCCGTCGTGACGCCGAGCACCTTGCCGGAGGCGTCTAAGAGCGCGCCGCCGCTGCTGCCGGAAGAAATAGCCGCCGTTGTCTGAATATATGTCTGGCCGCCGATATTGCGTGCGGCGTAAGATACAAGGCCTTCGGAGAAGGAGTTTTTAAGCCCAAACGGGCTGCCGATGGCAAAGGCAGCCGCGCCGGTCCGGACATCACCGTCAGCCAAGGCGAGGGATGCAAAGCCTGTCCCATCGACCTGGATGAGCGCGAGGTCTCTTTCCTCGCTGTAATCATAGACGCCGGAGACGTTGTATTCCTTGCCGTCAGCCGTCGTGACGACGGCTTTTGACGCGCCGACGATGACATGGTAATTCGTAACGGCCGTACCGTCTCCGTCAATAAAAAAGCCGCTGCCGGATTTAACGGCCTTGCCGTTGACATCATAAATCAGGATATAAAAGACGGCCGGTGCACATTTTTTATAAAGCTGCTCGGCTGTGAGGCTGAGCTTTAAGGTTTGGCTGCGGCGGAAGGCGGCGTTTGCCATGCGTGTGACGATGGACGCGGCTTCCGCGCGCGTGATCGTATTGTTCGGCCGGAAGGCCCCCGTCGTGTCACACCCGGTTAGAACGCCCGCCCTGTAAAGCTCGTAGACGGCATCACTGTATGTAAAACCGAGAGGCACGTCCGGCACGGCATTGTCGTCCACCCTGTTTTTGACGGCGAGCGCCTCAGCGGGCAGCGCCTTGGAGAGTATAAGGGCAAATTCCGAGCGCGTAGCCGGTGCGTCATAATTGGGATAGTCAACGTCGAGTATCCCGGCGTTCAGCGCTTCATCGGCATAGGGGCGGTACCAGGGCGACCCGTTTGAAAAATTGGCTGCGCCGTTATAATAGATTTCATGGATGCAGGCAGCCAGCTTAACGGCTTCCGCCAGCGTGAGGCGGCCGTTCGGGTCAAACCGCCCGGCACCTTTGCCGCTTATAAGCCCGTATTCATAGGAGGCCTGCACGTAAGGCGTGAACCAGTCGGTCACGGCGACGTCTTTAAAATACCCGCTTTTATATGTATGCGTCTTGACGAAGTTGGATAAGCCGCCTGACGCGAGCGCCGTTGTCGGAACGAGCGCCGTCAGCAGGAGAAAAATGAGGAAAACGGGCAGAAGTCGCTTTTTCATGAACATGCCTCCAAGAGATTGAGTCGCGGCCCCGCGGGCTTTTTGAAGGCCCCCTTGCACACGGTCTATTATATCTAACGGCTTGCCATAACACAATGCTATTATCATATATTTCCAGATTTTATTTTTTTCTGGCGGAAGGGCGCGGGAAATGACATCATCTCTGATTGTTCACACTTTATTCATAAAGTGACGCGCGATATACGATAAAATATGACGGATTGCAGAATTTTCCGGGTGAAACGGAGGCTTTGCCTTGATGGACAGACACCGCGCCGCCGGACAGACGCATGGCCCGTTTGGCGGCTTTTTGACGTATATCTGGTTATTTTGCGGCTTATTTATCTTATATTTGCTTTTATCGCCTTACGTCCGGCTGGACGGGACAAGCGCCGCTTACTACCCGGCTTTTCTCCCCTATGAGGGAGATGCGCTCGTTCGGTTTTTTATGGCGGTGTCACTTCTTCTGGCGCTTTTGGTCGCTATTTACTGGGCGCTGGGGCATCGGCTGACATTTCAAAGGGGCGTTTTCCTTCTCCTTTTCGCCGGTATTCTTTTACGTTTTGGTTATATGCTTTACACACCTTTTTTTGTGAGGGGACACGATGTTTCAACGCTTGACGGATACGGCCATCTGGCGTATATTTATCGCCTTTTTGCCGGAGAGGGCCTTGCCGACACGTCTGCCGGGCAGTATTACCACCCGCCGCTTGACCACCTTGCCGCGGCACTCACGGCGCGCCTTTTTGCTTTTTTAACGGGCGAGACAAAATTGGACACGATCTTTGAAGCGTGCCGCCTTGTCCCCTGTTTTGCCTCGTCGGCGCTTCTAATACTCTCCTATCGCCTGTTTCAGGCGCTCGGCTTTTCAAAGCGGGCCGTGCTCCTTGCCGTTTCAATCGTGGCGTTTCACCCGACGTTTGTTTTGCTTGCGGCCAGCATCAACAATGACATGCTGATGGTCTTCTTTTTCATGGCGGCGTTTTTATACACCGTCCGCTGGTACGGCGCCCCAACATATCGAAACATCTTGATCATTGCCGTCTTGATCGGCTGCGCCATGATGACGAAGCTGTCCGGCGCCTTGATAGCCTTTTATACGGGATTTGTGTTTCTTCTGGTGCTGGCACAGCACCTCAGAACACGCAGCGCTCTGCCCCTTTTTGGGCAGTTTGCCGCTTTTTCCGCCGTCTGTTTTCCGCTTGGCTTGTGGTATCCGCTGCGCAACCTGCGCCTCTTCGGCCAGCCGCTTGGCTATGTGGCCCCTATTTCAGTGACGAGCCAGCTCTATGTTGGGGACAGGCCGCCGAGCGAGCGATTTTTGACATTTTCCCTCCGCCAGATGCTTCAAACGCCGTTTTGCGACCCGTTTTCCGACACCCGGCTGTGGGAATACGCCGTGCGCTGCGCGCTGTTCGGGGAGTTTGTCTTTCCGGCGCGTCACGAGCCGGTAGCTCGTTCGCTCATCGTTTTTAGCCTTGCGCTGATCGTTATTTCGCTGGGGGCTATGCTCTATTTCCTCTTTTTTGCCCGGCGGGAAGAACAATTCGCCGTGCGGAGCTTTGCCGCCGTTTGGGTCATATTAATCGCGTCGTATATTTTCTTCAATATCCAGTACCCGTTCGGCTGCACGATGGACTTCCGCTACATCGTGCCGACTGTTATAACGGGCGCCGCGTTTCTCGGGCTGCTGTTAGAGCGCCTCCGCGGCGGCGGCCTAAAAACGGCGGGCGCTGTTGCGCTCTGCTCTGTCAGCGGCGCGTTCTGTCTTCTCTCCGCCGTCTTTTTCATCATTTGAGGTGTGCTAAATGGAAAAAATGAAGCCGCTATTTTTCGAAGTGTTCCGCTATCTCCTTGTCGGTGGCGCGTCAACGCTGATTGACTTTGCAACGCTCTACCTTTTTAACAACACATTGCCCGACCTTCACGGGTACAGGCTTTATATCGCGGCGGCGCTCGGCTTTTTGGCGGGTCTTGTTTTCAACTATGTCCTGTCGCTCGCGTTTGTCTTTCAGACGGCAAAGACAAAGGGCGCGGGGCGCGGGGCGGCGGCGTTTATGCTTTTTGCCGTTATCGGCGGTACGGGGCTGGGGCTGACGGAGCTTGGCATGTACATTGGCGTTGCCCTTTTCATGTGGCATTACTTATTTGTCAAAATCCTTGTGACAGGGATTGTTTTTTTCTGGAATTACCTGTCGCGAAAAATACTGATTTTCAGGTAGGAGACTGACGATGGCTGAAAAAACGGCGATCATCATCGGGGCGGGGCCAGCCGGTCTCACGGCGGCCTATATGCTGCTGCGTGATACCGATATTCGTCCCATCATCCTTGAAGAGACGCCATTCATCGGCGGCATTTCGCGGACGGCGGCGTTTAACGGCAATAGGATTGACCTCGGCGGGCACCGCTTTTTTTCAAAAAATGAAGACGTGATGACACTGTGGCGGGAATTGATGCCTGTGCAAGGCGCGCCCGCGTATGACGACAAAATGCTCTCCCGGCAAAAGGATTTCTTCCCAGACGGGCCGGACCCGGAAAAAACCGACCGCGTCCTGCTCCTGCGCGACAGGGTCTCGCGTATTTTTTACCTGCGGCGCTTTTTTGACTACCCGATCACGCTCAAGGCGCAGACACTCTTAAACATGGGTCTTCTGCGCACGCTGAGGGCCGGGTTCGGCTATCTGCACGCCGCGCTTTTCAAGCGCCGAGAGAAGACGCTGGAGGACTTTTATATTAACCGCTTCGGCAAGCCGCTTTACACCATGTTTTTCGAGGACTATACCGAAAAGGTCTGGGGCGTGCACCCGTCGCGCATTGCGCCGGACTGGGGCGCGCAGCGCGTGCGCGGCCTGTCCCTGTCGAAGGCGGTTTTGAACATGCTGAGAAGACCGTTTGCGCGCAACAATAATCAGCGCATTGAAACGTCGCTGATTGAGTCGTTTTATTATCCGAAAAAGGGACCGGGGCAGCTTTGGGAGGCGCTTGCCGAGCGCGTTGTGTCCCTCGGCGGCACGATTCATTTGTCGACCAAGGCCGCTTCGTTCGCTGTTGAAAACAGCAAGGTTGCGGCTGTTACCGCCGTGAAGGACGGGGAAACAAGCGTTTTCCGGGGTGATTATGTCCTCTCGTCTATGCCTGTTAGGGACCTTGTCGCCAATATGGGCGGCGACGTCCCCGCGGATGTCCGGGCGATTGCCGAGGGGCTCCCCTACCGCGATTTTATGACGGCCGGCCTGCTCGTTAAACAGCTTGAAATCCAGAACGAGACGCGCTTTAAAACACTCGCCAACATCGTGCCGGATTGCTGGATTTACGTGCAGGAGCGCGAGGTGCAGCTTGGACGAATGCAGATCTTCAACAACTGGTCGCCTTATATGGTCAAAGACCCTGAAAACACCGTTTTTATCGGACTGGAATATTTCTGCAACGCGGGTGACGCGATGTGGACGATGACCGACCGCGCGTTTTGTGACTTTGCCGCCTTTGAGCTTGAGAAAATCGGTGTGATCCGCCGCGAGAACATATTAGACAGCGTCTGCATCCGGGTTCCAAAGGCCTACCCCGCCTATTTTGGCACATATGAGGCGTTTTCGGACGTGCGGCGGTACCTTGATACCGTATCAAACCTTTATTGTATCGGGCGCAACGGCCAGCACAAGTATAACAACATGGATCACTCCATGCTGACGGCTATGGAGGCCGTCCGCTGTATTCGGGAAGGCAAAACGAGCAAAAACGACGTTTGGAACGTCAACACCGAATCCGATTATCACGAAGCGAAGGCCGAATAAAATTCAGGAACCGCGGCTTTTCAGCCGACCGGTTCCTGAATTTCTTCGTTATGGTTTTTATCAGGCCGCGACGGGCACTTTTTTCATCAGGAGCGCCGCCAACAGGAAGACGAGACCGATGATGCCGGATGCTATGACGATAACGAGCGGCAGCGCAAAGTAATATGATGCCGCTGCGGCGAGAATAAAGAGGATGCCCGCTAGGATGCCGCCGAGCTTGCCGCCAGCAAGGATGCCTATGATGCCGCCGAGCAGCAGGGCTGCTGCCACAATCAAGCCGGAGACGAGGTCGAGCGCCGGGAACATGCTGCCGAACAGGCCTGCCAAAACGTCTGGTGCGAGGACTTCCAGCGCGACAACGAGCGCTGCCAGAATGCCAAGAATCCCGAGAATCAGTTTGACCGCTTTCATGAACTTGCCCTCTTTCATTATATTATACCGCCCTTGGCGGTTGACAACGCATTGTCTACATAATGAAGTGCTGTTCTCTGCGTCTTCCTGTGACGGGCTATTGCGAGACCCTCCCGCGCTTAGATGACGACCTTTTTCGTTTTCAGGTCGTCGTTTTTTGTTTTGAGCGGCTTTTTGTCGGCCGTTGTGCTGCCGTCCTCCACAGCGAGGGCGTCATCGGGGATGGCGTCCAGCCCATCGTCCCAAGAGATGACGAGGCCGTCCATCTTGACCGTTTTACCTTTGAGGTTTTCATTTTTTTCAACGAGCGCCATGTTTTGTGCCTCCTTTTATCGGCAGCCTGATTGTAGCAAACAAAAAAGGATTCGTCAAGCAACATGGCGCGGGACAGACGGAGCACCCTCATCCGTCTCGGCTTCGCCGCGACACCTGCCCCTAGGGGAAGGCTTCCGATCGAAAATGGGTATGCAGCAGCGGGAGAATTTAATTCTTTTGGCGGAGGGTTTTAACGAGTTCGGAGAGCTTTGGCGGCTTCCCGTACAGGAGGATACCGATCCGGTAAATCGCTGCCGAGAGATAGCCGACCCCAACGGTGGAGGCAATGCCGACGGCGACGGAGATGATGATCTCCACCGGGGCTACATTGCTCATGGCGATGCGCGTGAACATCGCCATCGGCAGCGTAAACGGGATATACGAGCTGACAATCATGAGCGGTGACGATACTTTCCCGGCCATGATCCCGAAATAGACAACAAAGAAAGCGATGATAAACAAAAAGGTAACCGGCAAAATCGTCGTGCCGACATCCTCCATGCGGCTGGCCAGCGAGCCGAGCGCCCCGTAAATAAACGCGTAGAAGAAGAAGCCAATGAAGAAGAAGAGCAGCACGTACAAAAACATATCAAGCGGGATATTGAAAATATTTTGGATAATAAGATTGTTTGCCCAAACGTCGGCGTTGAGGTTATAAAACAGAAACGCCGAGCCGAAGATGAGCCCGAACTGGGCAAGGCCCGCGAGCCCTGTGCCAATGACCTTGCCAAATAGGAGACTCATGGGATTGGCGCTCGTGATGAGCAGCTCCATCGCGCGCGTTGACTTTTCGCTGGCAA belongs to Oscillospiraceae bacterium CM and includes:
- a CDS encoding iron hydrogenase small subunit; translated protein: MIELTINGKKVSAPDGSTILQCAKLAGIKIPTLCNLPGIHVNGSCRICVVEVEGQRNLMASCIVKAANGMVVKTNTEKVRKARKTLYDLLISNHPQDCNFCSRNQSCELQELGSTLGVMETRIPNKYTPALLDISPSITRDPSKCVLCRRCVTACNEIQAVGAIGSQNRGFDTTISPAMDLPLESVNCAMCGQCSAVCPTGAIVETDAMTKVWDALLDPNKRVVVQVAPAVRAALGEEFGMEVGTRVTGKMATALHDLGFDDVFDTNFTADLTIIEEGTELLGRLKAALTGGQAVLPMLTSCSPGWIKHIEHAFPNELDHLSSCKSPHTMLGALAKSYYAQKIGVDPKDMYVVSVMPCTAKKYEIQRPEMQVDGNFDVDAVLTTRELARMIKTMGIDFVNLPDGTFDAPLGFSTGAADIFGVTGGVMEAALRTVYELTTGRELPFAGLHVTPIVGLENIKEAAVTFENVKPEYSFLEGVTARIAVASGLKNADVLMKQIADGTSPYHFIEIMGCPGGCINGGGQPRMVGKPEDYRSRRMKAIYDEDESKTLRKSHENPDMMKLYTEFLHEPNGHVAHHLLHTTYTPRGNFNECVAK
- a CDS encoding trypsin-like peptidase domain-containing protein; the protein is MKKRLLPVFLIFLLLTALVPTTALASGGLSNFVKTHTYKSGYFKDVAVTDWFTPYVQASYEYGLISGKGAGRFDPNGRLTLAEAVKLAACIHEIYYNGAANFSNGSPWYRPYADEALNAGILDVDYPNYDAPATRSEFALILSKALPAEALAVKNRVDDNAVPDVPLGFTYSDAVYELYRAGVLTGCDTTGAFRPNNTITRAEAASIVTRMANAAFRRSQTLKLSLTAEQLYKKCAPAVFYILIYDVNGKAVKSGSGFFIDGDGTAVTNYHVIVGASKAVVTTADGKEYNVSGVYDYSEERDLALIQVDGTGFASLALADGDVRTGAAAFAIGSPFGLKNSFSEGLVSYAARNIGGQTYIQTTAAISSGSSGGALLDASGKVLGVTTATATGAQNLNIAVPAGEIQSLDKDTLQSFASILPDTVYYNAYFPAPDFGAVVGSYPFLSQPGDDAMTYYYAVDAMNVPVDDALASYEKLLEQNCFSFFGYTIEESGIISYYINGSYNILLSVGYVTYNGVDSIRIELIQM
- a CDS encoding peptide deformylase, which gives rise to MPLRQLRTFQDPDLEKQCRPVTDINAHVLALLDDLAETLESLPEAVSLAANQIGILRRLAVVRTDSGIQKLINPAIVEQSGSQEIDEDCLCYKDIEGIMLRPEKIVVEALNEKGEKLTLALEGAEASKFCHLIDHLDGKVLIKQIHRFVSAPLDGEE
- a CDS encoding NAD(P)/FAD-dependent oxidoreductase — encoded protein: MAEKTAIIIGAGPAGLTAAYMLLRDTDIRPIILEETPFIGGISRTAAFNGNRIDLGGHRFFSKNEDVMTLWRELMPVQGAPAYDDKMLSRQKDFFPDGPDPEKTDRVLLLRDRVSRIFYLRRFFDYPITLKAQTLLNMGLLRTLRAGFGYLHAALFKRREKTLEDFYINRFGKPLYTMFFEDYTEKVWGVHPSRIAPDWGAQRVRGLSLSKAVLNMLRRPFARNNNQRIETSLIESFYYPKKGPGQLWEALAERVVSLGGTIHLSTKAASFAVENSKVAAVTAVKDGETSVFRGDYVLSSMPVRDLVANMGGDVPADVRAIAEGLPYRDFMTAGLLVKQLEIQNETRFKTLANIVPDCWIYVQEREVQLGRMQIFNNWSPYMVKDPENTVFIGLEYFCNAGDAMWTMTDRAFCDFAAFELEKIGVIRRENILDSVCIRVPKAYPAYFGTYEAFSDVRRYLDTVSNLYCIGRNGQHKYNNMDHSMLTAMEAVRCIREGKTSKNDVWNVNTESDYHEAKAE
- a CDS encoding GtrA family protein, producing the protein MKPLFFEVFRYLLVGGASTLIDFATLYLFNNTLPDLHGYRLYIAAALGFLAGLVFNYVLSLAFVFQTAKTKGAGRGAAAFMLFAVIGGTGLGLTELGMYIGVALFMWHYLFVKILVTGIVFFWNYLSRKILIFR
- a CDS encoding phospholipid carrier-dependent glycosyltransferase yields the protein MMDRHRAAGQTHGPFGGFLTYIWLFCGLFILYLLLSPYVRLDGTSAAYYPAFLPYEGDALVRFFMAVSLLLALLVAIYWALGHRLTFQRGVFLLLFAGILLRFGYMLYTPFFVRGHDVSTLDGYGHLAYIYRLFAGEGLADTSAGQYYHPPLDHLAAALTARLFAFLTGETKLDTIFEACRLVPCFASSALLILSYRLFQALGFSKRAVLLAVSIVAFHPTFVLLAASINNDMLMVFFFMAAFLYTVRWYGAPTYRNILIIAVLIGCAMMTKLSGALIAFYTGFVFLLVLAQHLRTRSALPLFGQFAAFSAVCFPLGLWYPLRNLRLFGQPLGYVAPISVTSQLYVGDRPPSERFLTFSLRQMLQTPFCDPFSDTRLWEYAVRCALFGEFVFPARHEPVARSLIVFSLALIVISLGAMLYFLFFARREEQFAVRSFAAVWVILIASYIFFNIQYPFGCTMDFRYIVPTVITGAAFLGLLLERLRGGGLKTAGAVALCSVSGAFCLLSAVFFII
- a CDS encoding NADH-quinone oxidoreductase subunit NuoF yields the protein MNIIKNRDELTKLRDTIKSQQSTYKNTIYVCGGAGCVSSHCDEIVKTLTKAVEDSGLSKDIRIVVTGCIGLCAYGPCLVVDPDGVFYGNLTPEKVLAIVDRHLKGGEIAKEFCYYDEDKGDYLPFMKDIGFFSEQVKIALRNCGRVDFASVEDYIANDGYQALAKVIMDMGREKTVQEILDSGLRGRGGAGFPTGIKWQAGMNQPGDQKYMICNADEGDPGAFMDRSVLEGDPHSVIEAMAIAGFVIGANKGYVYVRAEYPIAVERLGNALDQARAAGLLGTNILGTGFEFDIEIRIGAGAFVCGEETALINSIEGKRGEPRQKPPFPFQSGLWNVPTIINNVETLANVPAIILKGAAWFSSYGVGKSRGTKVFALAGDIVNAGIIEIPMGMSLRNVIYKMGGGMKDGKAFKAVQSGGPSGGCLTSDHLDVSVDYESLSAMGAIMGSGGLIAMDENTCLVDTARYFMEFVQDESCGHCVPCRNGTKRMLELLLKITSGRGEMTDLDELADLAVTVGATAMCGLGQTAPNPVLTTLKYFKDEYLAHVVDKKCPAHICKALGTYTIDPEKCRGCTACAKKCPADAITGEVKKPHVISLEKCIKCGACMEACKFDAVAYN